A window of Triplophysa dalaica isolate WHDGS20190420 chromosome 7, ASM1584641v1, whole genome shotgun sequence contains these coding sequences:
- the LOC130426618 gene encoding zinc finger BED domain-containing protein 5-like, which produces MCRIMIGDSAAAKLGAVPLSNDTVARRIVDMSNDIREQLIEFVKKSPYYALQLDESTDIAGQAQLLTYVRYLRDKAIEEDVLFCRPLQLHTTGEAIFNVLNIFILENGLAWDRCVGLCTDGAQAMTGRERGLAARVQQVAPLVKWTHCMVHREALAAKKMPVLFDSVLNQSVKMINLIKSRPLNSRLFGVLCQEMGSGHEQLLLHTEVRWLSRGRVLQRLYELREEVKWFLTEIKSDLAKHLDDTMWLASLSYLVDIFDHLNGLNLSLQGRGTHILILADKVHAFTQKLDLWHGRISQGNCDMFPSLADFITDAGTSHDFSSLFQSASEHLSAMRKQFATYFKEDYRSFAWVRDPFVCTANELSIDMQEQLIELKSDSRLKELFNSCPLSSFWAALMQEYPELCDVAMKILLPFASTYLCEAGFSKMTALKTKYRNRAQIEDDLRLSLSNIEPRIGDLCKAKQAQVSH; this is translated from the coding sequence ATGTGCAGAATAATGATAGGCGATAGTGCAGCAGCCAAACTCGGTGCAGTACCACTGTCCAATGACACAGTCGCTAGGAGAATTGTAGACATGTCCAATGATATCAGAGAGCAACTGATCGAGTTTGTAAAAAAGAGTCCTTACTACGCGCTGCAGCTGGACGAATCCACTGATATTGCTGGGCAGGCACAGCTCCTCACCTATGTCAGGTATCTACGTGACAAGGCGATTGAGGAGGATGTACTGTTTTGCCGGCCTCTTCAGTTGCACACTACAGGAGAAGCCATTTTCAATgtccttaatatttttatccttGAAAATGGTTTGGCTTGGGACCGATGCGTTGGCCTATGCACGGATGGTGCGCAAGCAATGACGGGGCGTGAGCGTGGCCTAGCTGCTCGAGTTCAGCAAGTAGCTCCACTTGTGAAATGGACACATTGCATGGTCCATCGCGAAGCACTAGCTGCTAAAAAAATGCCGGTTCTTTTTGACTCCGTGCTGAACCAATCcgtgaaaatgataaatcttaTCAAATCACGGCCGTTAAACTCTCGCTTGTTTGGGGTCCTCTGCCAGGAGATGGGGTCAGGGCACGAACAGCTGCTTCTGCACACTGAAGTTCGCTGGCTCTCCAGGGGGCGGGTGCTACAGCGGTTGTATGAGCTTCGagaggaggtgaagtggtttttgacagaaatcaaatcagatCTGGCGAAGCATCTGGATGACACTATGTGGCTTGCGTCTCTGTCCTATTTGGTCGATATATTTGACCACTTGAATGGCCTCAACCTGTCTTTGCAAGGCCGCGGAACTCATATTTTGATCCTTGCAGACAAAGTGCACGCCTTCACACAAAAACTAGACCTCTGGCATGGCCGCATCAGTCAAGGGAACTGCGACATGTTTCCCAGCCTTGCAGACTTTATCACTGATGCAGGCACGTCACACGATTTCTCATCCCTATTTCAATCAGCGTCTGAGCACCTGTcagcaatgagaaaacaatttgCGACGTACTTTAAAGAGGATTATCGCTCTTTTGCGTGGGTTCGAGATCCGTTTGTGTGCACAGCAAACGAGCTATCAATTGATATGCAGGAACAGCTTATTGAGCTGAAGAGTGACAGTAGACTGAAGGAACTCTTTAACTCCTGCCCTCTTTCGTCATTCTGGGCAGCATTGATGCAGGAATATCCTGAACTCTGTGACGTCGCCATGAAGATTCTCCTTCCTTTCGCGTCGACATATCTGTGTGAGGCAGGATTCTCAAAAATGACTGCACTCAAAACGAAATACCGCAATCGTGCACAAATCGAGGATGATCTGAGACTATCTTTATCAAACATTGAGCCAAGAATTGGGGATCTTTGCAAGGCAAAGCAGGCTCAGGTCTCGCATTAA